GACGACGTACGAAGCGCCCGGCGTCAGCGAGGACCGAGCCGAGAACCAGCACACCAGCGCGTCGACCTCGCGCGCCGACTCCGCGCGATTGCCCGGCCGGCAGAGCATCGCGCCCCGGCCCAGATCGAGGTCGTCGGCCAGCTCGACCGCCACCGCCTGCCCGGTGAAGGCCTCCTGAAGCGGGGTCCCGCCGGGCCCCCACACCGCCCGGACCCGGGAGGTGAACCCGGACGGCAGCGCCACGACCTCGTCGCCCGGCTTGAACACCCCGCCGGCGATGGTGCCCGCGTAGCCGCGGAAGTCCGACCGGCGGATGACGTACTGCACCGGGAACCGCGCGTCGATCAGGTTGCGGTCGGACGCGACGTGCACCTCCTCCAGCTGGTGCAGCAGCGAAGTTCCTTCGTACCAAGGCATGCTCGCGCTGCGGTGGACGACGTTGTCGCCGTGCAACGCCGAAACCGGCACGAACGTCAGGTCGGCGACGTCCAGCTTCATCGCGAACCGGCGGAAGTCCTCGCGGATCTCGTCGAACCGCTCCTGCGACCAGCCGACGAGGTCCATCTTGTTCACGCACACCACGAGGTGCCCGATCCCGAGCAGGGACGCGAGGAACGCGTGCCGCCGCGACTGCTCCAGCACGCCCTTGCGTGCGTCGACGAGGACCAGTGCCAGGTCGGCCGTCGACGCGCCGGTCACCATGTTCCGCGTGTACTGCAGGTGCCCCGGCGTGTCCGCGATGATGAACTTCCGCTGGGGCGTGGCGAAGTAGCGGTGCGCGACGTCGATGGTGATGCCCTGCTCGCGCTCGGCGCGCAGGCCGTCGGTCAGCAGCGCGAGGTCCGGGTAGTCCTCGCCGCGCTCCCGGCTGGCGCGTTCGACGGCGGCGAGCTGGTCGGTGAAGATCGCCTTCGAGTCGAACAGCAGCCGCCCGATCAGCGTCGACTTGCCGTCGTCGACGCTGCCCGCCGTGGCGATCCGCAGCAGCTGCATCAGAAGTAGCCTTCCCGCTTGCGGTCTTCCATGCCTGCTTCGGAAATCCGGTCGTCCGCCCGCGTCGCGCCACGTTCGGTGACGCGCGTCGCGGCCACCTCGGCGACCACTTCGGACGGTGTCGCCGCCGACGATTCGACGCAGCCGGTGCACGTCGCGTCGCCGACGGTCCGGAAGCGGACGGTCGCTTCGTACGGCGTCTCACCGTCCACAAGAGACAGAAAACGGGTCGCCGCCAGCAGCATGCCGTCGCGCTGGACGACCGGACGCCGGTGCGCGTAGTACAGCGGTGGCAGCGCGATCCGCTCGTCGCGGATGTACTGCCAAATGTCCAGCTCGGTCCAGTTCGACAGCGGGAAGACGCGGATGTGCTCGCCGCGCCGGTGCCGCCCGTTGTAGAGGTTCCACAGCTCCGGGCGTTGCGCCCGCGGGTCCCACTGGCCGTGCTCGTCGCGGAAGCTGAAGACGCGTTCCTTCGCCCGTGCCTTCTCCTCGTCGCGGCGGGCGCCGCCGAACACGGCGTCGAAGCCGCCTTCGCGGATCGCCCGCAACAGCGTGACGGTCTGCAGCCGGTTGCGGCTGGCTCCCGGGCCGGTCTCCTCGACGACGCGGCCGGCGTCGAGGTCGTCCTGCACGCTCGCCACCTCGAGCCGGAGGTTCAAGGCGGCGACGGTCTCGTCGCGGAACCGCAGCACCTCGTCGAAGTTGTGGCCCGTGTCGACGTGCAGCACGGGAAAGGGCAGTGGGGCCGGCCAGAAGGCCTTCGCGGCGGCGTGCAGCATCACCACCGAGTCCTTGCCACCGGAGAAGAGCAGCACCGGACGTTCGAAGGTCGCCGCGACCTCGCGGAAGACGTGCACGGCCTCCGCTTCGAGCGCGGCCAGGTGCGAGAGTTCATAGGCCACGGACACCGGAAAAAAGTAGAACATGTTCTTGTCATCGGTCAAGCGGTGCGCGATCCTGGGACGATGGACCTGGTCGTACTCGAAGAGATCCGCCGGCTGAAGTACCGCTACCTCCGCGCGGTCGACCTGAAGCAGTGGGACGAGGTGGCCGACACCTTCACCGCCGACGCCACGGCCGACTACGGGACCCGCGCGACGGGGGAGGACGGGAAGCACTTCGAGGGTCGCGACGCCATCGTCGCGTTCCTCATCGAGAGCCTCGGCAACGGCATCATCACCGTCCATCACGCAGGTCAGCCCGAGATCGAGGTCGACGGCGACACCGCGACCGGGCGCTGGTCGTTCACCGACAAGGTCATCGTGCCCGAGCACAAGGTGATCATCGAGGGCGCCGCGTTCTACGAGGACACCTACCGCCGCGAGACCGACGGCGCGTGGCGGATGACGCACATCGGCTACGTCCGGACGTACGAGTCGATGGTCTCGTGGAAGGACACCCCGGGCTTCCGGCTGCTCGCGAACCGCTGGGCTGTTCCGGCATGATCGAGAACGAGTTCTCGTTGACCCGGTCGTTCGCCGACGCCATCGCCGAGGCCGAGAAGCTGATCGCCGAAGCGCCGCCGGCGCAGACCGAGCAGGGCCTCCTCGAGGGCTACGACTACCTCGCCGGCAGCATCCGCGCGTCGCTGCAGATGGCCTGGGCCTACCAGCGCGACTTCCCGTACTTCACCGCGTCCACCGGGCCGTACACCAAGATGGGCCTGGACAACCCGGACACGCTCTACTTCAACGCGAACATCCGCGCCGACCGCGAATACCTCGTCACCGGCGTCCGCGGGACCACCGCCGACCTGAGCTTCCAGATCCTCAACGGCGACTACTCGCCGGTCGTGGTGCCCGACAGCCTCGCCGCGTTCGACGACCGCGCCATCGAAATCGGCGAAGACGGCCGGTTCGAGCTGCGCTTCGGACCGGCGCGCGACAACCCGGGGCCGAACTACTTCGTCCTCGGCGAGGGCTCGTCGATGCTCGTCGTCCGCGAGGTCCACAGCGACTGGGCGACCGAGAAGCGCGGCGAGATCCGGATCCGGTGCGTCGACACCGCCGGGCAGGCGCCGCCGGTGCCGGACCGCTCGGCGATGGCGAAGCGCTACGGCGTCACCGGCAAGATCCTGCTGAGCCGG
The window above is part of the Amycolatopsis camponoti genome. Proteins encoded here:
- the cysC gene encoding adenylyl-sulfate kinase, translated to MQLLRIATAGSVDDGKSTLIGRLLFDSKAIFTDQLAAVERASRERGEDYPDLALLTDGLRAEREQGITIDVAHRYFATPQRKFIIADTPGHLQYTRNMVTGASTADLALVLVDARKGVLEQSRRHAFLASLLGIGHLVVCVNKMDLVGWSQERFDEIREDFRRFAMKLDVADLTFVPVSALHGDNVVHRSASMPWYEGTSLLHQLEEVHVASDRNLIDARFPVQYVIRRSDFRGYAGTIAGGVFKPGDEVVALPSGFTSRVRAVWGPGGTPLQEAFTGQAVAVELADDLDLGRGAMLCRPGNRAESAREVDALVCWFSARSSLTPGASYVVRHTTTETRGSVERLEYRLDVTTLHRDSAESLSLNDIGRIRLRTRAPLLFDPYRRNRATGGFLLVDEHTGDTVAAGMITGAPLSPVVWHTAAVRREDRPTRGATVWLTGLSASGKSSVAVELERRLVAAGRPAYLLDGDNLRHGLNAGLGFSPEDRAENVRRVAEVARLFADAGVVAIASLISPYESDRASARAISGDLPFVEIFVDTPLEVCEARDPKGMYAKARAGEIRGFTGIDAPYERPSAPDLVLRPGDGDPAAMAAAIQALLEGLD
- the cysD gene encoding sulfate adenylyltransferase subunit CysD yields the protein MFYFFPVSVAYELSHLAALEAEAVHVFREVAATFERPVLLFSGGKDSVVMLHAAAKAFWPAPLPFPVLHVDTGHNFDEVLRFRDETVAALNLRLEVASVQDDLDAGRVVEETGPGASRNRLQTVTLLRAIREGGFDAVFGGARRDEEKARAKERVFSFRDEHGQWDPRAQRPELWNLYNGRHRRGEHIRVFPLSNWTELDIWQYIRDERIALPPLYYAHRRPVVQRDGMLLAATRFLSLVDGETPYEATVRFRTVGDATCTGCVESSAATPSEVVAEVAATRVTERGATRADDRISEAGMEDRKREGYF
- a CDS encoding nuclear transport factor 2 family protein; this translates as MDLVVLEEIRRLKYRYLRAVDLKQWDEVADTFTADATADYGTRATGEDGKHFEGRDAIVAFLIESLGNGIITVHHAGQPEIEVDGDTATGRWSFTDKVIVPEHKVIIEGAAFYEDTYRRETDGAWRMTHIGYVRTYESMVSWKDTPGFRLLANRWAVPA